In Leptodesmis sichuanensis A121, the following are encoded in one genomic region:
- a CDS encoding GspE/PulE family protein — MTNSSSQRRALVVQNNFSPFGNKLVQSGYVDSDQMQQALIESRKTGRPLLDVLESLTGQQLPPDLIRQYKKQQLFELKILYGVESLDPEVSQIPTTQVGELIDTLISIDLCRRYRLVPLLRNDEEPRSVLVAMVDPDNLGAQDDLNRILRPQGLSLQRLVITLEDYQRLISSYLDQQVEKQKQIEAQQKVDIQADLEGLGYMDLQEAPEEDDADLDVADAEAAPVIALANKIMIKALQEGVSDIHIEPQEEYLRVRFRKDGVLREAFEPFPKKIIPAVTARFKIMSQLDIAERRLPQDGRIRRRYDNRNIDFRVSTLPSKYGEKVVLRILDNSATQLGLDKLITDPETLRIVQEMIARPFGLILVTGPTGSGKTTTLYSALAERNDPGVNISTAEDPIEYTLPGLTQVQVIREKGMDFAMILRAFLRQDPDVILVGETRDRETAKTAIEAALTGHLVLTTLHTNDAAGAIARLDEMGVEPFMVSGALIGVVAQRLVRRVCDECRIPYTPSRDELARFGLTTSGDGDITLYKANTLQSHEIQEAKAKNQLCPKCSGVGYKGRCGVYEVMRVTERLQTLINQGAPTGTIKEAAVEEGMKTLLAYSLNLVREGLSTLEEVERVTFTDSGLEAELKAKRKSSLTCRCCAAELKQEWLDCPYCLTARFHD; from the coding sequence ATGACCAACTCCTCATCACAACGTCGTGCGCTTGTCGTACAAAATAACTTTTCTCCATTTGGAAATAAGCTAGTTCAGTCTGGCTATGTTGACAGTGACCAGATGCAGCAGGCTCTAATTGAGAGCCGGAAAACGGGTAGACCGCTACTGGATGTTCTGGAATCCCTAACTGGGCAGCAACTGCCACCGGATTTAATCAGACAGTACAAAAAGCAACAGCTATTTGAACTCAAGATTTTATATGGGGTAGAGTCACTTGACCCTGAGGTCAGCCAGATTCCCACAACTCAAGTTGGAGAACTGATTGATACCTTAATTTCTATTGACTTGTGCCGTCGCTATCGATTAGTCCCGCTGCTTCGCAATGACGAAGAGCCACGATCGGTTCTGGTGGCGATGGTAGATCCAGACAACTTGGGTGCTCAGGATGACCTGAATCGCATTTTGCGCCCTCAGGGGCTCAGCTTACAGCGGTTGGTGATCACATTAGAAGACTACCAGCGCCTGATTTCCAGCTATCTTGATCAGCAAGTTGAGAAGCAGAAGCAAATTGAAGCCCAACAGAAGGTTGACATTCAGGCCGATCTGGAAGGGCTGGGCTACATGGATCTTCAGGAGGCCCCTGAAGAAGACGATGCCGATCTAGATGTAGCCGATGCCGAGGCTGCTCCGGTTATCGCTCTGGCTAACAAGATTATGATCAAGGCACTCCAGGAGGGCGTGTCTGACATTCACATTGAGCCACAGGAAGAATATTTGCGAGTCCGGTTCCGGAAAGACGGGGTATTGCGAGAAGCCTTTGAGCCATTTCCCAAGAAGATTATTCCAGCGGTAACGGCTCGCTTCAAGATCATGTCTCAACTAGATATTGCTGAACGACGGCTGCCGCAAGATGGCCGGATCCGACGACGCTATGACAATCGCAATATTGACTTCCGGGTTAGTACATTGCCCAGTAAGTATGGCGAAAAGGTCGTATTGCGGATTCTGGATAATTCAGCCACCCAATTAGGCTTGGACAAGCTGATTACGGATCCAGAAACCCTCCGCATCGTGCAAGAGATGATTGCTCGTCCTTTTGGTCTGATTCTGGTTACCGGGCCAACGGGTTCCGGAAAAACGACCACTCTCTATTCGGCTTTAGCAGAACGGAATGATCCCGGTGTCAATATCAGTACGGCAGAAGACCCTATTGAATATACCCTGCCCGGTTTAACCCAGGTGCAGGTGATTCGGGAGAAGGGGATGGACTTCGCTATGATTCTGCGAGCCTTCCTGCGCCAAGACCCGGATGTCATCCTGGTGGGTGAGACGCGAGACCGGGAAACGGCCAAGACGGCGATCGAAGCCGCTCTCACTGGACACCTGGTATTAACAACTCTGCACACCAATGACGCGGCAGGGGCGATCGCACGTCTGGATGAAATGGGGGTGGAACCCTTCATGGTTTCTGGGGCACTGATTGGAGTCGTGGCCCAACGTCTGGTACGCCGTGTCTGTGACGAATGCCGCATTCCCTACACCCCTAGCCGGGATGAACTGGCCCGATTTGGGTTAACAACCTCTGGGGATGGAGATATTACGCTATACAAAGCCAATACCTTACAATCCCACGAAATTCAGGAGGCCAAAGCTAAAAATCAGCTTTGTCCAAAGTGTAGTGGAGTAGGGTACAAGGGACGGTGCGGTGTCTATGAAGTGATGCGGGTGACGGAGCGCTTACAAACGTTGATTAATCAGGGAGCACCCACAGGCACGATCAAAGAAGCTGCGGTCGAAGAAGGGATGAAAACCCTGCTGGCTTACAGCTTAAATCTGGTACGTGAGGGGTTAAGCACTCTGGAGGAAGTGGAACGGGTGACTTTTACAGATTCGGGCTTAGAAGCCGAACTGAAAGCCAAGCGCAAGAGTTCTTTAACATGCCGTTGTTGTGCCGCTGAACTCAAGCAAGAATGGCTGGATTGTCCGTACTGTCTCACGGCCCGTTTCCATGATTAA
- the grpE gene encoding nucleotide exchange factor GrpE, whose translation MIDEEHREEGAQVATAGSVGAADQAPHSTSEDGSSIETSIPGVEQGTSEMAGDTLPGMDGEADTTATTEADYQMKIADLEREIQDLKKSLEDRTNQLMRSQADFENYRKRTARDKEDWELKATCATINTLLPVIDNFERARSQLKPQTEQETTIHKSYQSVYKQLVDCLKQIGVSPMRAEGKEFDPNLHEAVMRESTSEYPEGTVIEELQRGYMLGDRVLRHALVKVAVPPEPGMESGSSDQGSSDG comes from the coding sequence ATGATTGACGAAGAACATCGGGAAGAGGGAGCACAAGTTGCTACGGCTGGTTCTGTAGGTGCTGCTGACCAGGCTCCGCACAGCACTTCAGAAGATGGTAGTTCTATCGAAACCAGTATTCCTGGCGTGGAACAGGGGACTTCGGAGATGGCGGGGGATACCTTACCAGGAATGGATGGAGAAGCAGATACTACAGCCACCACTGAGGCTGACTATCAGATGAAGATAGCAGACTTGGAGCGGGAGATTCAGGATCTGAAAAAGAGCCTGGAAGACAGAACCAATCAACTGATGCGAAGTCAGGCTGATTTTGAGAATTACCGGAAGCGGACGGCGCGGGATAAGGAAGATTGGGAATTGAAAGCGACCTGTGCAACCATTAATACGTTGCTGCCCGTAATTGATAATTTTGAGCGGGCACGATCGCAGTTAAAACCGCAGACTGAACAGGAAACCACGATTCATAAGAGCTACCAGAGTGTGTATAAACAACTGGTGGATTGCTTAAAACAGATTGGCGTATCCCCGATGCGGGCCGAAGGTAAAGAGTTTGACCCCAACCTGCATGAAGCCGTTATGCGGGAATCAACCAGTGAGTATCCTGAGGGAACCGTGATTGAGGAACTACAGCGGGGCTATATGCTGGGCGATCGGGTATTGCGCCATGCCCTGGTTAAGGTGGCTGTTCCGCCTGAGCCTGGAATGGAATCGGGGAGTTCTGATCAGGGAAGTTCGGACGGCTAA
- the dnaK gene encoding molecular chaperone DnaK, producing MGKVIGIDLGTTNSCVAVLEGGQPIVISNSEGGRTTPSMVGFGKAGDRLVGQLAKRQAVTNAENTVFSIKRFIGRRWDDTEQERARVPYTCVRGKDDTVDVQIRGKAYTPQEISAMVLQKLKQDAENYLGETVTQAVITVPAYFSDAQRQATKDAGTIAGLEVLRIINEPTAAALAYGLDKQDQDQCILVFDLGGGTFDVSILQLGDGVFEVKATSGNNHLGGDDFDDVLVRWMIETFKGQEGIDLSIDKMALQRLREAAEKAKIELSSTLTTSVNLPFITADETGPKHLEMEVTRTKFEELASELIEGTIQPTEQALKDAGLTIDQIDRILLVGGSTRIPAVQEAIRQFFNNKAPDRSINPDEAVALGAAIQAGVLGGEVKDLLLLDVTPLSLGIETLGEVFTRIIDRNTTIPTSKTQVFSTATDGQTSVEIHALQGERAMAKDNKSLGKFQLTGIPPAPRGVPQIEVSFDIDANGILKVSARDKGTGREQSISITNTGGLSSVEIDRMRQEAEVYAEADRERKVLVEMKNQADALFYTYETTMRDNSELISEELKAQAIERVTDLKAAIADPTITTEEMKHKLDALQQTLLDIGASVYKRSAEAEDSFSYLDDDDDPDSTAAYNLGGGPNLDPDDDDATITADYEAVE from the coding sequence ATGGGAAAAGTTATCGGAATCGACCTGGGTACAACCAATAGTTGTGTTGCCGTCTTAGAAGGTGGGCAACCAATTGTCATCTCCAATTCGGAGGGAGGGCGCACCACCCCCAGTATGGTTGGCTTTGGCAAAGCGGGCGATCGCTTAGTCGGACAGTTGGCTAAACGTCAAGCTGTCACCAACGCTGAGAATACCGTCTTCAGTATCAAGCGGTTTATTGGACGACGCTGGGATGACACGGAGCAGGAACGGGCACGCGTGCCTTACACCTGTGTGCGGGGAAAAGATGACACGGTAGATGTGCAAATCCGGGGGAAAGCCTACACTCCCCAGGAAATCTCGGCGATGGTCTTGCAAAAACTGAAGCAAGATGCCGAGAACTATTTGGGAGAAACGGTGACTCAGGCCGTAATTACCGTACCTGCCTACTTCAGCGATGCCCAACGGCAAGCGACGAAAGATGCAGGAACGATCGCTGGCCTGGAGGTATTGCGGATTATTAATGAACCCACGGCAGCAGCGCTGGCTTATGGTCTGGATAAACAAGACCAGGATCAATGCATCCTCGTCTTTGACTTGGGCGGCGGTACCTTCGATGTCTCAATTCTGCAACTGGGAGATGGCGTTTTTGAAGTGAAAGCGACCTCTGGGAATAACCACCTGGGAGGCGACGACTTCGATGATGTACTTGTGCGCTGGATGATTGAAACCTTCAAAGGCCAGGAAGGGATTGACCTGTCGATCGACAAGATGGCCCTGCAACGGCTGCGAGAAGCGGCAGAAAAAGCCAAAATCGAATTGTCCAGTACCCTGACTACTTCGGTCAACCTGCCCTTCATCACTGCGGATGAAACCGGGCCAAAGCATTTGGAAATGGAAGTTACCCGCACTAAGTTTGAAGAACTGGCCAGCGAGTTGATCGAGGGTACCATCCAGCCAACGGAGCAAGCACTCAAGGATGCAGGGCTGACGATCGACCAGATCGATCGCATTCTGCTGGTGGGTGGCTCTACCCGGATCCCAGCAGTACAAGAGGCGATTCGGCAATTCTTCAATAACAAAGCTCCCGATCGCTCGATCAATCCGGATGAAGCAGTAGCCTTAGGAGCCGCGATTCAGGCCGGAGTTCTGGGAGGTGAGGTGAAAGACCTGCTGTTACTGGATGTCACGCCCCTGTCGCTGGGGATCGAAACCTTGGGAGAAGTATTTACCCGGATTATCGATCGCAACACCACCATTCCCACCAGCAAAACCCAGGTCTTCTCCACCGCTACCGATGGACAGACCTCCGTCGAAATTCATGCCCTTCAAGGAGAACGGGCAATGGCGAAGGATAATAAGAGCCTGGGCAAGTTCCAACTGACGGGCATTCCCCCGGCTCCTCGCGGGGTGCCGCAGATTGAGGTGTCTTTTGATATTGATGCCAACGGAATTCTAAAAGTCTCCGCTCGCGATAAGGGCACCGGACGGGAACAGAGTATCTCTATCACCAATACGGGTGGCTTGAGTTCAGTGGAAATCGATCGCATGCGTCAAGAAGCTGAGGTATACGCAGAAGCCGATCGGGAACGCAAGGTTCTGGTAGAAATGAAGAATCAGGCCGATGCATTGTTCTACACCTATGAAACCACCATGCGGGATAACAGTGAGCTGATTAGTGAGGAACTGAAAGCCCAAGCGATAGAACGGGTGACCGATCTGAAAGCCGCGATCGCTGATCCCACAATCACCACGGAGGAGATGAAACACAAACTGGACGCGTTGCAGCAAACCTTGCTGGATATTGGGGCATCCGTCTACAAACGTTCTGCTGAAGCTGAGGATAGTTTTTCCTATTTAGATGATGACGATGATCCAGATAGCACTGCTGCATACAATTTAGGGGGCGGGCCTAATCTGGATCCGGATGATGACGATGCTACAATCACAGCCGACTATGAAGCGGTAGAGTAG